A single genomic interval of Ignavibacteria bacterium harbors:
- a CDS encoding YceI family protein, translating to MLFSAAPIVWKLDKTHSSVRFSVSHLVISEVEGNFGKFDARISSPSDDFVNSEIEFSIDVNSINTNNEKRDEHLKSDDFFGAQKFPEITFKSTSMKKVGDKKFNLSGDLTLHGITKSIELDVRFGGIVTAWGGEHAGFKITGNINRFDFGLSANNKLDTGGLVVGDIVNFTANIEIVKEKPESEKK from the coding sequence ATGCTTTTTTCGGCAGCCCCAATCGTTTGGAAACTCGATAAAACACACAGTAGTGTTCGTTTTTCTGTAAGCCACTTGGTCATATCCGAAGTGGAAGGCAATTTCGGAAAATTCGATGCGCGCATTTCATCTCCTTCGGACGATTTTGTCAACAGCGAAATCGAGTTCTCGATTGATGTGAACAGCATCAATACCAACAACGAAAAACGAGATGAACATTTGAAATCCGATGATTTTTTTGGCGCACAAAAATTTCCTGAAATTACATTCAAAAGTACTTCAATGAAAAAAGTCGGCGACAAAAAATTCAACCTCTCAGGAGATTTAACGCTTCACGGCATTACGAAATCCATTGAACTGGATGTTCGATTCGGCGGCATTGTTACTGCGTGGGGAGGCGAACACGCGGGGTTTAAAATTACGGGAAACATCAATCGTTTTGATTTTGGTTTGTCCGCAAACAACAAACTGGATACGGGAGGTTTGGTTGTCGGCGATATAGTGAACTTTACCGCCAACATTGAAATCGTAAAAGAGAAACCCGAAAGCGAAAAAAAATAA
- a CDS encoding glycosyltransferase → MISVIIPVLNEERTISKVINTVKNAQQVDEIIVVDNKSIDNTIQKAKNVK, encoded by the coding sequence ATGATATCCGTTATTATCCCTGTTCTTAATGAAGAACGAACAATCAGCAAAGTAATTAACACAGTTAAAAACGCTCAGCAAGTTGATGAAATAATAGTGGTTGACAATAAATCTATTGACAATACCATTCAGAAAGCAAAAAATGTAAAATGA
- a CDS encoding MarR family transcriptional regulator, with the protein MKLEDEILQTKPFASEREKLAVNLIFTTTWLASFQRDFLKEYSISEQQYNILRILRGQHPKAATINFLKERMLDKMSDASRLVDRLLKKEFVVRCTCHHDRRAVNVGISKKGLALLKQIDKKRIALEKFLSNLSDKETLLLNVLLDKLRG; encoded by the coding sequence ATGAAATTAGAAGACGAAATCCTGCAAACAAAACCATTTGCCAGCGAACGCGAAAAACTTGCCGTGAACCTCATTTTTACGACAACGTGGCTCGCATCGTTTCAACGCGACTTTTTAAAAGAGTATAGTATTTCGGAACAACAATACAACATCCTTCGCATCCTTCGAGGGCAACATCCGAAAGCCGCAACGATAAATTTTCTGAAAGAACGCATGCTCGATAAAATGTCCGATGCGTCGCGCTTAGTTGATAGACTTCTGAAAAAAGAATTTGTTGTGCGTTGCACGTGTCATCACGACAGACGCGCCGTTAATGTTGGTATTTCCAAGAAAGGATTGGCGTTGTTAAAACAAATTGACAAAAAGCGAATTGCGCTTGAAAAATTTCTTTCGAATCTTTCTGACAAAGAAACTCTGCTTTTGAATGTATTACTGGATAAACTGCGAGGATGA
- a CDS encoding class I SAM-dependent methyltransferase, with protein sequence MLNTNDEELLYYHPQHYDQRYRNLVEDIPFLVRQVEKSGTPVLELGCGTGRILFPLAEKKFSVTGIEVSHAMLKRAKQKAKEKKLSVELMQGDCCNFSLGKKFQTILLSFNFIAHLRDNNRFAACCSCIQKHLAQGGKVIIDYINPDVLALAIANRRIENVVEYPHPEKKGIVKVSVSNNYDAATQINHIYWHYTFEGEEEECIDDVQMRIYFPLELDAFLQFNGFTIEEKYGNYDESPFISSSPKQLFVCSLERNRT encoded by the coding sequence ATGCTCAACACCAACGACGAAGAACTCCTGTATTATCATCCTCAACATTATGACCAGCGATATCGTAATTTGGTAGAAGATATACCGTTCCTTGTTCGTCAGGTAGAAAAATCCGGAACGCCCGTTTTAGAATTAGGATGTGGAACAGGGAGGATTCTCTTTCCCCTTGCAGAAAAAAAATTTTCAGTAACAGGAATTGAAGTTTCTCATGCGATGTTGAAACGCGCGAAGCAAAAAGCAAAAGAGAAAAAACTTTCTGTTGAATTGATGCAAGGAGATTGCTGTAATTTTTCGCTTGGAAAAAAATTTCAAACAATTCTTCTTTCGTTTAATTTTATTGCGCACTTGCGGGATAATAACCGTTTCGCAGCGTGTTGTTCGTGTATTCAAAAACATCTTGCGCAAGGAGGAAAAGTAATTATTGATTATATCAATCCCGACGTATTGGCGCTTGCAATTGCAAACAGACGGATTGAAAATGTTGTTGAATATCCACATCCAGAAAAAAAAGGAATCGTCAAAGTATCCGTTTCGAACAACTATGATGCCGCAACGCAAATTAATCACATTTACTGGCATTATACGTTTGAAGGAGAAGAGGAAGAATGTATTGACGATGTGCAAATGAGAATTTATTTTCCTTTGGAACTTGATGCGTTTCTCCAGTTCAACGGATTTACCATTGAAGAAAAGTACGGCAACTACGACGAATCTCCCTTCATTTCATCATCGCCAAAACAATTGTTCGTTTGTTCGCTGGAAAGGAACAGGACATAA
- a CDS encoding YgiT-type zinc finger protein, producing MDATCPFCGGTGFRESHTQYVFEHKVYSLIVEDVPCNQCEYCGERYFTKDSAELIQKAFMNKYFIVKGRKKR from the coding sequence ATGGATGCAACTTGTCCCTTTTGCGGTGGAACGGGTTTTCGTGAATCGCACACACAGTACGTTTTTGAACATAAAGTCTATTCTCTCATTGTAGAAGATGTACCGTGCAATCAATGTGAGTATTGCGGCGAACGATATTTCACGAAGGATTCCGCCGAACTCATTCAAAAAGCATTTATGAATAAATACTTTATTGTAAAGGGGAGAAAAAAAAGATGA